CCGGCACCGCCGTTCGACAGGTGATTACGTTTGAGAAGTAACCGACCGGTAATTCTAAGCAATCTTAATCAGGTTCGACATGAAGNNNNNNNNNNNNNNNNNNNNNNNNNNNNNNNNNNNNNNNNNNNNNNNNNNNNNNNNNNNNNNNNNNNNNNNNNNNNNNNNNNNNNNNNNNNNNNNNNNNNCAAAAAAGCCTGAGTCGCTTCCACACTTTGGCATACTGACCACCACGTTACCCCACGTGGTTAACCCAACCCCAGGTGGGTCCCATTTCCGCGCCAAAGTGGGTCCGCTTTACACGCCAATCTCCACCCTTATATTTCAACTACTTACGATAACACTGATCGGCGAAAGATGTTGTGGAAAAACTATATTCTTACGATTCGAGCTCATTATTTTAACCAGGCTTCCCCTATTTTAACGATTCACTATTTCTGTGAAACATCCGCATTTTAATTAAGTACGGTTACCATTGCTACTGACGAATAAAAGTATTTTGATTTCGCTGTCAGCGATAACGAACGGGCGTGTTGAAAAAGTCTGTTTGATATGTTCGGTTCAACGGGTGATTGATCTTGATCTGTGATGCGGTTTGGCAGTATGAGTAGACTCGCTATGTTATACAATTTTCCTTTTTTCCATCATAGGGACGCTTATCCAAGGATTGCATCTTTTTGAGCCCAGGACAGTTATTCGTCTGGAGTCATTCATCCCACAAGTTCACTTGCTTCGGCAGATCGACTGAATTGTCGAACCGGACCTTCTGCTGTTCTTATGTAGTTACTTTATCGTTGAAGATCGTGTCGCATGAATTCTCGACCAAGAAAGTCAAACTTTCGTTCAAATAGTGAAGCAAGCTTGTCATTTGCCGTAGCGAAGACGATCTGGCGTTCGCCTGTGAGGGCCACTTCCCGCAGGTAGTCGAGAAATGACAAACAGTTTAGATCGTCGACATGAGCAATCGGATCATCAATCAGCATTAGCGGTGGAGCTGAACGAAGTTGTGCGTTTTGTGCAAGAAATAGAGACAGTGCCAACGCTGCACGTTGCCCAGTGCTGATCTGTTGCAACTTTGCTTCTTCGCCTGTCTTGCGAACCAATGTTGTCATGTTCTTTAAGTGTGAGAACTCAGCTGGGCTGTGAATGCGTCGGAATATTTCGTCAATCGCCTCCTTGTTTTTCTGAAGAGCCGCTTCCATCGCACTCTCCAGCGAATTTTTTTCAAGAATCTCCTGAAACACGGCTTGGGCATCACGCAACCGTTTTATGCGTGGCTTCCAGCCACTCAGTTGATCCAAAATCTCTTCCTTGCGTTTAGCTGATTCGAACACTACCACTACAGCTTGCTGCTCGTTTGTCATTGCGATCTGGACGTCAGAAAGTACCTTCCGGATCAGCTGTATTGTTGTCAGAAGCTCAGGAAGCGGTTGATCTTCCTGGAAGATGAAATGAGTATTCTTTTCGTCGAGGCGTTTGAGGATGGCTTGCGTTTGGGCTATTTGGCCCTTTTGTTTGGTAATACTCGACTGACATTCATCTAAACTGAGGCTTTCTTCTCCAAGGAGTTTGGATAGCTCATCAAGTTTCGCTGAAATCTGCTTTTGGGTCGTAGTGAGCGACGCCGACAATTCCTTTTGACTCTCTACGAGTTCGGTAAGCAAAGAGTTCAGCAAAGCGGGGGTAGGCCGTTCTAACGTTTCGTCCACAAAGAGAGACGAAGTCAGCGAATCGTATCGCTCAATTGTGAGTCCTTTCTGCTGGAGAAACTGAAAGTCGGTTTGAGTAATTTTTAATTGGAGCTGGAGATTTTCCTCCTGCTCAATCAGCTCATTCAGTGCCTTCTTGATCAAAATCAGTTCATCATTCCGATTCATGCCGATACGGTCGACAAAACCGAGCAGCCATTCCGAGACAGCAACTGTATCCTTGGACTTGGCATAATTGTCCTCTGCTTCTCTTACGTTGTCCCGCAGTTTGAGAGACTGAGTTTCGAGTTGAGCATTAACATCCTGATAAATCCGATCGTTCAATTTGCCATCGGGATACTCCGCATGGCAGAGAGGGCAGGCATCTTTCACCTCTGCTTGAGCTAGAATCTGTTTAGCGATGTCACGAAGTTGCTGCGAAAGAGCCTGGGCCTGATCTCGCAACTTTATAAAATTCGCGAGCTGTTCACGAAATTGGATAATTTCGGCATCGGATTTCTTGAATTTCTCAAGATTTTCGTCGTGGAATTGAAAGAGTGGCAAAGCGAATTCTGGTATAATGTCTAGAGAAGAAGGTCCTTTGGTCTGCCCGGACAACGTTTGTTGTACTTCTCGCAATTTCTGCTCAATAGCAAGAAGACTCTCATGCTTTTGGACGAATTCGAGTTGGACATACGGTGAGAGTTCACGAATTGATGTTACTCGCCTATCCAAGTGTTGCACGGCCCGTTGATTCTCTTTGACTTTTCGCAGCAACTGCTGAATGCCAGTAAACATAGCTTCGATCTCTACGATGAGGTTGCCAGATTCGGAGACGTATTTCCGAAGTTTTTCAATTGTGACCGGGGTGCCAGTCCATTCACACCTCAATGCTTCTTCCACGATTGGAGAGCGCGTGCCAAAAGACGAAATTAGCTCCGAGACGTTTTCTGGAAGTGTCTCCGACGGTTCCTTCCAACCAGCCTCTGCAAGAGTGGTTGCAAGCGATTTCAGCAATGCATCTGATTCTTTGGGAACAGAGGTTGCGGCTGAGAGTTGTCGCTCTACTGCATGCAATTCCAGTTCTATCTGTTGCTCAACAGAAGTGAGTTCTTTGAGCTCCTTATCTAATTGTCCAACAGTTCGTTCAATTTCTCGCCAAGTCTTCGAAGCTTCCGGGCCGACCAAAAGCTTTGACAAATCTTCTTCAAAGTCCTTTTTTGAATCAGCAAGACCCACAGCAGCATCCGTATCGAGAAAATTGTACCTAGAAAAACTTTGGTAGAGCGTGTTGGTCCGAATGTCGGTTTGACTATACCAAGCAAGATTTCGTTCTCGCAGGCGGGAAGCTGTTGGTTGACCTAGTTTCGCTAATTCTTCAGTACCGTCTTGGAAGGATGCATTAATGGAATAGCGAGTCTTGGATTTGGGATCACGATTGTTAACCCCACAGTAAAGGAGTTCGATTGCCTCCAACAGTGAAGTTTTTCCGGTTCCGTTTGGACCGGTTAGCAATGTGACGCTTCCCAGATCGAAAAATCGTTGCCGGGGCCACGATCGGTATTCTTTGAGGGTCAAATTTTTGATAAAGGGGGGGGCTTCTGCTCGAGGAATTTTGACAGCTGAGGGTTTCGAGAGCCCTTTGTGGCCAAAGTCGGCCTCAATGAGTTTGATACGATTCGGCAATGATTCGTTGTTGAAAATGGCACGGTCGAGATTGGACTCCGCCAGAATTTCTGTCCACGTCGACATCACGCTGGTGTCAATGACACCCTCGGCAACCTGAAACCTTGGCGGAGTAAGAGCCGAAGTTAGTTCTTGTTCATTGACGACAAATTTCCGAGCATATTTGCGGTCCCGTTCTACAAGCGTTCGTAGCTCGGGTGCAACTTCTTCCGAAATCACGAAGTACAGATATTGGCTCCACTGTAAACTTTTGGAGCCATCGAAGTATCGCGAAGCGACAATACGGTCCTGGTAGGCATTGAGCTCATCGACAGAACCGGGAATCGTTTCAGAAATATCGATATAATAAACAGCGAAATCACGTCCCTGCGTACTCCGAATGCATCTGACCACAGAATCTTCGATCGGCTCAAGACTAGTAAAGTGTTCCGAGAACTGAGTTGTAATGGCGTCGAGTGAAAGAATCAGTATGCCCTCCCAATGTCAAAAGAGGATTCAGCAGGGGTTTGGTCATAGTGAGTATATCGGTGGGGATCATACAAAATGTCACCCTTCTCGTCATCCTGATACCAGACATGCAGACGCTGCTGGGCCTCAAGAGAGTCGTTTTCAGTCTCTGCCTTTCTTCTCATATATTCTGCCAACGTGTCCCGTATTTTTTGAGCATCTTCACGGGTGCGGGTGTTATCCAGAGCGATGACGGTTGCGCAGCGCCCGCTCGTCGATGTGATGTTGGCATGTGGATAACGCTCATTCCATTCGAACCGATAACCAGTCTGCAAATCGGAAAGCGATGGTGGAAGGGATTGACTGATTATGCGTGCTGCACGTTGACATGCTCGAACTCGTGCCTGACGAAATTGGTCTGCTTCTATTATCGTATCGTGGCAAAATGTCACTCTTTTGATGATTTCCGTTGCTTCGATCCTACAAGAATCCAGTTTTGTGACCCTGTACCAATCTTCTTCCGTTATTGATGACCCATCACACAATGCCAAAAGACGTTCAACAGCAAGTGGATTCGTCTGTACAAGAGCCTTCAGGTCTCCCTCTGCATTACCAGCGTTTGAGACAATTCTCACGAAGCCGTCGTCAACCTGAGGTGTTTCCTCCCAGGACAGAGATTTAGAGTTCCATCTCAGAGTTGCCTCCATCTTAGGGCCGATTCGTCGTGAGAGAGACGCAGTTACTGCGACGTGCGCGACTTTCGTTGCCGTCAGTAGGAAGACCGCAGGTTCATATGAAAAG
The sequence above is a segment of the Gimesia algae genome. Coding sequences within it:
- a CDS encoding AAA family ATPase, giving the protein MVRCIRSTQGRDFAVYYIDISETIPGSVDELNAYQDRIVASRYFDGSKSLQWSQYLYFVISEEVAPELRTLVERDRKYARKFVVNEQELTSALTPPRFQVAEGVIDTSVMSTWTEILAESNLDRAIFNNESLPNRIKLIEADFGHKGLSKPSAVKIPRAEAPPFIKNLTLKEYRSWPRQRFFDLGSVTLLTGPNGTGKTSLLEAIELLYCGVNNRDPKSKTRYSINASFQDGTEELAKLGQPTASRLRERNLAWYSQTDIRTNTLYQSFSRYNFLDTDAAVGLADSKKDFEEDLSKLLVGPEASKTWREIERTVGQLDKELKELTSVEQQIELELHAVERQLSAATSVPKESDALLKSLATTLAEAGWKEPSETLPENVSELISSFGTRSPIVEEALRCEWTGTPVTIEKLRKYVSESGNLIVEIEAMFTGIQQLLRKVKENQRAVQHLDRRVTSIRELSPYVQLEFVQKHESLLAIEQKLREVQQTLSGQTKGPSSLDIIPEFALPLFQFHDENLEKFKKSDAEIIQFREQLANFIKLRDQAQALSQQLRDIAKQILAQAEVKDACPLCHAEYPDGKLNDRIYQDVNAQLETQSLKLRDNVREAEDNYAKSKDTVAVSEWLLGFVDRIGMNRNDELILIKKALNELIEQEENLQLQLKITQTDFQFLQQKGLTIERYDSLTSSLFVDETLERPTPALLNSLLTELVESQKELSASLTTTQKQISAKLDELSKLLGEESLSLDECQSSITKQKGQIAQTQAILKRLDEKNTHFIFQEDQPLPELLTTIQLIRKVLSDVQIAMTNEQQAVVVVFESAKRKEEILDQLSGWKPRIKRLRDAQAVFQEILEKNSLESAMEAALQKNKEAIDEIFRRIHSPAEFSHLKNMTTLVRKTGEEAKLQQISTGQRAALALSLFLAQNAQLRSAPPLMLIDDPIAHVDDLNCLSFLDYLREVALTGERQIVFATANDKLASLFERKFDFLGREFMRHDLQR